Proteins from one Salvelinus sp. IW2-2015 linkage group LG9, ASM291031v2, whole genome shotgun sequence genomic window:
- the LOC111968672 gene encoding protein RD3-like — MPLFSWMKWSRSERKKAQDEGASTGVSPSCTLIRELLWHVEERECMAREVEQEHKLAHNTAGYPHWLQSYPRLRTLIPASERRQLEHLCAQIHPMHTATVLSRFHDVLASNKILPWELVYVFQQVLRDFLNKEEGEEEEDHMPQPELLGSMEAWTNRYQMKQGFVTPTVPNCGEPQREEIPTISGYVDRTMRGSYPFTTHRVWDLPYYYPVPHNSTEAYSTPL, encoded by the exons ATGCCCCTGTTCAGCTGGATGAAATGGTCGCGTTCTGAACGAAAAAAGGCGCAGGATGAGGGGGCGTCCACAGGGGTATCACCCAGCTGCACACTGATCAGGGAGCTGCTGTGGCACGTAGAGGAGAGGGAGTGCATGGCGCGGGAGGTGGAGCAGGAACACAAGCTGGCCCACAACACCGCGGGATACCCCCACTGGCTCCAGAGCTACCCCAGGTTACGCACGCTGATCCCCGCATCGGAGCGCCGCCAGCTGGAGCACTTGTGTGCCCAGATCCACCCTATGCACACCGCTACGGTGCTCTCCAG GTTCCATGACGTGCTGGCCAGCAACAAGATCCTGCCCTGGGAGCTGGTGTACGTCTTCCAGCAGGTGCTGAGAGACTTCCTCAACAAAGAGgaaggggaagaagaggaggatcaCATGCCGCAGCCAGAACTGCTTGGGTCAATGGAGGCCTGGACCAACCGATACCAAATGAAGCAGGGATTTGTCACACCTACTGTGCCCAACTGTGGTGAGCCCCAAAGAGAAGAGATCCCAACCATCTCTGGCTATGTGGACCGTACCATGAGAGGCTCTTATCCTTTCACTACCCATAGGGTCTGGGACCTTCCCTACTACTATCCAGTGCCACACAACTCCACAGAGGCCTACAGCACCCCACTGTAA